One Pseudomonas rhizophila DNA window includes the following coding sequences:
- a CDS encoding response regulator: protein MSSFPGVRVLLVEDEGTIAMLVEQMLEELECVVVASVARLATACEVANRVAIDLAILDVNLAGERVFPVAEILQARQIPFLFSTGYGASGLPNEFAHRPVLHKPFSENELQLKIALALGR, encoded by the coding sequence ATGAGTTCGTTCCCCGGAGTCAGGGTGCTGCTGGTTGAGGACGAAGGCACCATCGCCATGCTGGTCGAGCAAATGCTGGAAGAGCTCGAATGCGTGGTGGTGGCGTCAGTGGCACGGCTCGCTACGGCGTGCGAAGTGGCGAACCGGGTGGCAATTGACCTGGCCATTCTCGATGTCAACCTGGCCGGCGAGCGGGTTTTTCCGGTTGCCGAAATTCTCCAGGCGCGCCAGATTCCGTTTTTATTCAGCACCGGATACGGTGCCAGCGGGCTGCCGAATGAGTTCGCCCATCGTCCTGTGTTGCACAAGCCATTCTCCGAAAACGAGTTGCAACTGAAAATCGCTCTTGCGCTGGGGCGCTGA
- a CDS encoding AraC family transcriptional regulator, producing the protein MNAIDRLISLANVRGSLDLRCQFQGDWALDHEQQALGRAPYHIVLAGECRVEFPDGQRLPMRAGDILLLPRGARHLMHSPGKTVAPTSPKLVTGGALPVHRIGNASAELDMLCGDFHFNRASLLFASLPEYLVIPSGALSANGPLPALVEVIRAEADEAKVGARFLLDALSQALFTLILRAHLANHGQDSGSLALLGDKRLGRAWQAMLADPAYEWTIQGLADLANMSRANFMRTFVRVAGVSPWVLLTQIRMELAFSLLSHSHLGLSDIAVQVGYQSQAAFSKKFKEIYGQAPGKVRRTI; encoded by the coding sequence ATGAATGCGATCGATCGACTCATCAGCCTGGCCAATGTGCGCGGCAGTCTGGATCTACGCTGTCAGTTCCAGGGTGACTGGGCTCTGGATCATGAACAGCAAGCCCTGGGCAGAGCGCCCTATCACATCGTGTTGGCGGGAGAGTGCCGGGTGGAGTTTCCCGATGGGCAGCGTTTGCCCATGCGCGCAGGTGACATCCTGCTTCTGCCCCGTGGTGCGCGACACCTGATGCACAGCCCTGGGAAAACAGTGGCGCCAACTTCACCGAAACTCGTCACAGGTGGCGCGCTGCCGGTCCATCGTATTGGCAACGCCAGTGCAGAACTGGACATGCTGTGTGGCGACTTTCACTTCAATCGGGCCTCACTGCTGTTTGCCTCCCTGCCCGAATACCTGGTCATCCCCAGCGGCGCGTTGTCGGCCAACGGTCCGCTACCCGCGCTGGTGGAAGTCATTCGTGCGGAAGCCGATGAGGCCAAGGTCGGTGCCCGTTTTCTGCTCGATGCGCTTTCCCAGGCATTGTTCACGCTTATTCTGCGTGCGCATCTGGCAAATCACGGCCAGGACAGCGGCTCGCTGGCGCTGTTGGGCGATAAACGTCTGGGCCGAGCCTGGCAGGCGATGCTCGCAGATCCGGCCTACGAGTGGACGATCCAGGGCCTGGCGGACCTCGCGAACATGTCCCGCGCGAACTTCATGCGAACCTTCGTTCGCGTGGCCGGGGTATCGCCTTGGGTGTTGTTGACGCAAATACGCATGGAGTTGGCGTTCAGTCTGCTCAGCCATTCACATTTGGGCTTGAGCGATATTGCCGTGCAGGTCGGTTACCAATCCCAGGCGGCGTTCAGCAAGAAGTTCAAGGAGATTTATGGGCAAGCACCAGGAAAAGTGCGACGTACGATCTAG
- a CDS encoding BON domain-containing protein, giving the protein MSDLTLRKTILEELEFQPDLNAAHIGVAVDNGVVTLSGHVGSYAEKISAERAVKSIEGVRAVAEEIQVRLNKNAGTADDTIANRALKIINWSCDVPEGDIKVIVQNGWVSLEGEVEWQYQKESVERSVFKLSGVVGVNNRLTLRPRVDAGNIQRRIEEALKRNAEVDAKAIHVKVDGDVVRLEGKVHLWRQRKIAERAAWSVPGVREVDDHLLLV; this is encoded by the coding sequence ATGAGCGACTTGACCCTGCGCAAGACCATTCTGGAAGAACTGGAATTCCAACCCGACCTCAATGCAGCCCATATTGGCGTGGCCGTGGACAATGGCGTCGTCACCCTTTCCGGTCATGTCGGCAGTTATGCAGAAAAGATCAGCGCCGAACGCGCCGTCAAAAGCATCGAGGGCGTGCGCGCCGTAGCTGAGGAAATCCAGGTCCGATTGAATAAAAACGCCGGCACCGCAGACGACACCATTGCCAATCGCGCCTTGAAGATCATCAACTGGAGCTGCGACGTTCCTGAAGGCGACATAAAAGTCATCGTGCAGAACGGCTGGGTCAGCCTGGAAGGCGAAGTGGAATGGCAATACCAGAAAGAAAGCGTGGAGCGGTCCGTGTTCAAGCTGTCCGGCGTGGTGGGCGTGAACAATCGGCTAACCCTGCGCCCTCGAGTGGACGCGGGCAACATCCAGCGTCGTATCGAAGAGGCCCTTAAACGCAATGCCGAAGTGGATGCCAAGGCAATTCACGTCAAGGTCGATGGGGATGTGGTGAGGCTCGAAGGCAAAGTCCATTTATGGCGCCAGCGTAAAATCGCGGAACGGGCGGCCTGGTCGGTGCCGGGGGTCAGAGAGGTGGACGATCACCTGTTGCTTGTCTGA
- a CDS encoding phosphoribosyltransferase: MSQSPSMQTVWKDRSAAGQGLVEHLFKYAHRPDVIVLALPRGGVPVAYEVVTALHVRLDLMLVRKLGVPSNPEFAMGAIASGGIQILNDDALRAHPIDQPSFDAVVARETRELLRREQAYRGTREPVQLKDQVVILIDDGLATGASMMAAIHAVRTQGPSRVVVAVPVGPLETVEALRSEVDEVICPLIPDWLVSIGYWYKDFPQTSDEIVIDLLQRAWQRESTAASQG, from the coding sequence ATGAGTCAGAGTCCCTCAATGCAAACAGTGTGGAAGGACCGCAGCGCAGCGGGGCAAGGGCTGGTGGAACATTTGTTCAAATACGCCCATCGACCCGATGTCATCGTCCTGGCCTTGCCCCGTGGCGGAGTTCCAGTGGCTTATGAAGTGGTCACCGCTCTGCACGTGCGCCTTGATCTGATGCTGGTTCGCAAACTGGGTGTGCCGTCCAACCCTGAGTTCGCGATGGGCGCCATTGCCAGTGGTGGCATACAGATCCTCAATGACGACGCTCTTCGTGCCCATCCGATTGATCAGCCCAGTTTCGACGCCGTGGTTGCCCGGGAAACCCGGGAGCTGTTGCGTCGTGAGCAGGCGTATCGAGGCACTCGTGAGCCTGTACAACTCAAGGACCAGGTGGTCATCCTGATTGATGACGGTCTGGCGACGGGGGCCTCGATGATGGCAGCGATCCACGCGGTCCGCACGCAAGGGCCTTCGCGCGTTGTGGTCGCCGTGCCGGTTGGGCCGCTTGAAACAGTGGAGGCGCTACGCAGCGAAGTGGATGAGGTGATTTGTCCGCTTATTCCTGACTGGCTGGTTTCCATAGGCTATTGGTACAAGGACTTCCCTCAGACATCCGATGAAATCGTCATCGATTTGCTGCAGCGGGCCTGGCAACGGGAGTCGACCGCCGCGTCTCAGGGGTAG
- a CDS encoding pyridoxamine 5'-phosphate oxidase family protein, translating into MDEAAKPQSSPWHEGELTLQRSVGAVDMMTSVGQRQLARNWMPDQHREFYAQLPFVVLGAVDRQGDVWATLRTGKPGFMSSPDPQTLQINLKPQPSDPAQEGMGEGAAIGMLGIELHTRRRNRMNGNIRRLLDHGLEISVSQAYGNCPRYINLRQYSFVREQAGDVRHLVATDPLARRLITAADSFYIATYVERDGERQVDASHRGGKPGFVRMDEDGTLTIPDFSGNLFFNTLGNILLNPRAGLIFVDFKTGDLLQMTGSAQVLLDDPEIAAFQGAERLLRFKPQRVVYRQAAIPLRWKDQSAGDSPNSLMTGSWEQAAERLQAEALRTQWRPLRVVRVVDESHNIRSFYLQAADGAGVPRFDAGQHLPVRISLEGQKTPSIRTYSVSSAPSDDFLRISVKREGLVSSHLHDRIEVAQQIEARAPQGHFTVQAAERRPLVLLAAGVGVTPLLSMLREVVYQGLRMSRMRPVWLVQSARTVADLAFREEIDELVKRAAGKVKVLRLVSQPPTEGVGQGYDATGRIDVELLKQLLALDDYDYYLCGPGSFTQSLYDGLRKLRIPDDRIHAETFGPSTLVRDAEVSVPAAPQVPASSESVKILFASSGKEARWEPGSGTLLELAEARGLSPEFSCRGGSCGTCKTRLSQGQVHYLNSPAEPVAEDEVLICCAVPAQGSETVVLDV; encoded by the coding sequence ATGGACGAAGCCGCGAAACCACAATCCTCACCCTGGCATGAAGGCGAACTGACCTTGCAACGCTCGGTCGGTGCGGTCGACATGATGACCAGCGTCGGCCAGCGACAATTGGCGCGCAACTGGATGCCGGACCAGCACCGGGAGTTCTACGCACAGTTGCCTTTCGTGGTATTGGGCGCCGTGGATCGGCAAGGTGACGTGTGGGCGACCTTGCGCACCGGCAAACCCGGTTTCATGAGCTCACCTGATCCGCAAACCTTGCAGATCAATCTCAAGCCACAACCCAGCGATCCGGCCCAGGAGGGCATGGGCGAGGGGGCTGCCATCGGCATGCTGGGTATCGAGTTGCACACCCGTCGGCGCAATCGCATGAACGGCAACATTCGCCGTTTGCTCGATCACGGGCTGGAGATTTCCGTCAGCCAGGCCTATGGCAATTGCCCTCGCTATATCAACCTGCGCCAATATTCCTTTGTCCGCGAACAGGCCGGTGACGTTCGGCACCTGGTGGCAACGGACCCATTGGCTCGTCGCCTGATCACGGCGGCTGATTCGTTCTACATCGCCACCTATGTGGAGCGCGACGGCGAACGGCAGGTCGATGCGTCCCACCGCGGCGGCAAGCCAGGTTTTGTGCGCATGGACGAGGACGGCACGCTGACCATCCCGGACTTCTCCGGAAATCTGTTCTTCAACACCCTGGGCAACATCCTGCTCAATCCCCGCGCAGGCCTGATCTTCGTCGATTTCAAGACCGGCGATCTTCTGCAAATGACCGGTTCCGCCCAAGTATTGCTGGACGATCCCGAAATTGCCGCGTTCCAGGGCGCCGAGCGGCTGCTGCGCTTCAAGCCGCAGCGCGTGGTTTACCGCCAGGCCGCGATCCCGTTGCGCTGGAAGGACCAGAGCGCGGGTGACTCGCCCAATTCATTGATGACTGGCAGTTGGGAGCAGGCCGCCGAGCGCTTGCAGGCCGAAGCCCTGCGGACCCAATGGCGCCCATTGCGCGTGGTTCGTGTGGTGGATGAGAGCCACAACATTCGCTCCTTCTACCTGCAAGCAGCCGACGGAGCGGGCGTGCCCCGGTTTGACGCTGGCCAGCACTTGCCCGTGCGGATTTCGCTGGAGGGGCAGAAAACACCCTCGATTCGTACCTACAGCGTGTCCAGCGCACCGTCGGATGATTTCCTGCGCATTAGCGTCAAGCGCGAGGGCTTGGTCTCCTCGCATCTGCATGACCGGATTGAGGTGGCGCAGCAGATCGAGGCGCGAGCGCCCCAAGGGCATTTCACCGTTCAGGCCGCTGAGCGGCGGCCCTTGGTGCTGCTGGCGGCGGGCGTGGGTGTGACGCCGCTGTTGTCGATGTTGCGCGAGGTGGTTTATCAGGGCCTGCGCATGAGTCGGATGCGTCCGGTCTGGTTGGTGCAAAGCGCGCGCACGGTTGCCGACCTGGCATTTCGCGAGGAAATCGATGAGCTGGTCAAGCGTGCCGCAGGCAAGGTAAAGGTACTGCGCCTGGTCAGCCAGCCGCCTACGGAAGGTGTGGGGCAAGGCTACGACGCGACGGGCAGGATCGATGTGGAACTGCTCAAGCAACTGCTGGCGCTCGATGACTACGACTACTACCTGTGCGGGCCCGGCAGCTTCACCCAGTCGCTGTATGACGGGTTGCGCAAATTGCGCATTCCAGACGATCGCATTCATGCCGAAACCTTCGGCCCATCCACACTGGTACGCGACGCCGAAGTCAGCGTGCCAGCGGCCCCGCAAGTGCCTGCATCGAGCGAGTCGGTGAAGATCCTGTTCGCCAGCTCCGGCAAGGAGGCCCGCTGGGAACCGGGCAGCGGGACCCTGCTGGAGCTTGCCGAAGCCCGGGGCCTGAGCCCTGAGTTCAGCTGCCGCGGCGGTTCGTGCGGCACCTGTAAAACCCGGCTAAGCCAGGGGCAGGTGCATTATCTGAACAGTCCGGCCGAGCCGGTTGCCGAAGATGAGGTACTGATCTGTTGCGCAGTACCGGCACAGGGGAGTGAGACCGTGGTTCTGGACGTTTGA
- the fnr gene encoding fumarate/nitrate reduction transcriptional regulator Fnr, translating into MSESEARLLRVHSLKTACSNCSVLELCLPIGLTGGEVERLDTLISQRVKVKKGTALYRTGDPLRSLYAVRLGFFKTSVLSIDGREQITGFQMQGEMLGLDAISTDHYACNAIALEDSEVCPIPFSNLEKLAHDLPSLQHNLNKLLSQEIVRDHSMLLLLGNMNADERLAAFLLNLSQRLNMRGYSSREFVLRMSREAIGSYLGLRLETICRGIAHLREEELVEMHGRNVTILDLPGLKQKVAGCHRHSER; encoded by the coding sequence ATGAGCGAATCAGAAGCACGACTTCTGCGCGTGCATTCCCTTAAAACCGCTTGCTCCAACTGCAGCGTGCTTGAGCTGTGCCTGCCTATCGGGCTGACGGGCGGCGAAGTCGAGCGTCTGGACACCTTGATCTCCCAGCGAGTCAAGGTCAAAAAAGGCACGGCGCTGTACCGCACCGGCGATCCGCTGCGCTCGTTGTATGCAGTGCGGCTGGGTTTCTTCAAGACCAGCGTATTGTCGATAGACGGTCGCGAGCAAATCACCGGTTTCCAGATGCAAGGCGAAATGCTCGGTCTGGACGCCATCAGCACCGATCATTACGCCTGCAATGCAATAGCGCTGGAAGACAGCGAAGTTTGCCCGATTCCTTTCAGCAACCTGGAAAAACTTGCCCACGATTTGCCCTCTTTACAGCACAACCTCAACAAGCTCCTGAGCCAGGAGATCGTGCGCGACCACAGCATGCTGCTGTTGCTTGGCAACATGAATGCCGATGAACGTCTTGCGGCGTTTCTGCTGAACCTGTCTCAGCGACTTAACATGCGCGGTTACTCCTCCAGGGAATTCGTCTTGCGCATGAGCCGCGAGGCTATCGGCTCTTATCTGGGCCTGCGGCTGGAAACGATCTGCCGGGGTATCGCGCACCTGCGAGAAGAGGAACTGGTAGAAATGCATGGACGCAACGTCACCATCCTGGACCTGCCCGGCCTCAAGCAAAAAGTGGCTGGTTGCCATCGTCATTCAGAGCGGTGA
- a CDS encoding HIT family protein translates to MSLHGDYDPQNIFALILRGDAPCYKIYEDADVLAFLDIFPQSRGHVLVIPKASQARNILDVEPAALGAMMSAVQRLTRVIVDELKPDGVQIAQFNGAPAGQTVYHIHVHIVPRWEGEEAGIHGRGKADPEELKVLQARLVERIRAGG, encoded by the coding sequence ATGAGCCTGCACGGCGATTACGATCCGCAGAACATCTTCGCGCTAATCCTTCGTGGCGACGCGCCGTGCTACAAGATTTACGAAGACGCCGATGTACTGGCTTTTCTGGATATCTTTCCTCAATCGCGCGGCCACGTCCTGGTGATTCCCAAAGCGTCCCAGGCCCGGAATATTCTTGATGTCGAGCCTGCGGCCCTCGGCGCGATGATGTCTGCCGTGCAGCGGCTCACACGGGTCATCGTGGACGAGCTGAAGCCCGATGGTGTGCAAATCGCGCAGTTCAACGGGGCTCCGGCCGGGCAGACGGTCTACCACATTCATGTACACATCGTCCCTCGCTGGGAGGGCGAGGAGGCGGGCATACATGGGCGGGGCAAGGCCGACCCCGAGGAGCTCAAAGTGCTGCAGGCACGTCTGGTCGAGCGCATCCGTGCAGGGGGCTAG
- a CDS encoding MFS transporter produces the protein MKPTRFFGKTVLTCTFILAMIGWGVGFYGPPIYMQAVMDRTGWPVAQVSAAVTLHFLSGTLVIANLPRLYARFGVPAVTLLGSVVLGVGVNIWAQASQLWVLYAGAICSGIGWVTLGAAAVNTLIAPWYIKERPKALGKAYNGASMGGVIFSPLWVLLIERFGFATAALVISLAAVVLLGCFAFLVFNKSPQSLGQHPDNADQPEPIATGTSATPWTAAQTLKSASFRSLAAGMSLGLFAQIGLIAHLYSILAGRMGAHDASFAMGLATASAMGGRYVAARLMTQGVNRRQLACLGYGIQMLGTLMLLGLDIHPAVAWVAVVLIGSGIGNATSLPPLIAQTEFSREQTARVIALMVAISQATYAFAPAFFGLVRSVFAEPSQAIVAIVIAAVVVQGLAILAFYTGVVTRPFKKTVY, from the coding sequence ATGAAACCCACCCGCTTTTTTGGAAAGACCGTACTGACCTGCACATTCATCCTGGCAATGATCGGATGGGGGGTCGGTTTCTATGGGCCGCCAATCTATATGCAGGCCGTGATGGATCGCACCGGCTGGCCGGTGGCCCAGGTGTCGGCGGCCGTTACGTTGCACTTTCTCAGCGGCACCCTGGTCATCGCCAACCTGCCAAGGCTCTACGCGCGCTTCGGTGTACCGGCCGTTACCCTGCTGGGCAGCGTGGTGCTGGGGGTCGGGGTGAATATCTGGGCTCAGGCCAGCCAATTATGGGTGCTGTATGCCGGGGCCATCTGCTCGGGCATCGGTTGGGTGACATTAGGCGCCGCTGCCGTTAACACCCTGATCGCGCCCTGGTATATCAAGGAGCGGCCCAAAGCCTTGGGCAAGGCTTACAACGGCGCCAGCATGGGTGGGGTGATTTTCTCGCCGTTGTGGGTGTTGCTGATCGAGCGTTTTGGCTTTGCCACGGCGGCGCTGGTGATCAGCCTCGCAGCCGTGGTGCTGCTCGGCTGCTTCGCCTTTCTGGTGTTCAATAAAAGCCCTCAAAGCCTCGGCCAACATCCGGACAATGCCGACCAACCAGAACCGATAGCGACTGGCACGAGCGCCACACCCTGGACTGCGGCGCAAACCCTCAAATCGGCCAGTTTCCGTTCCTTGGCAGCGGGCATGTCCCTGGGGTTGTTCGCCCAAATAGGCTTGATCGCCCACCTGTATTCGATTCTGGCGGGACGCATGGGCGCCCATGACGCCTCATTCGCCATGGGCCTGGCCACCGCCAGCGCCATGGGCGGGCGTTACGTGGCCGCACGCCTGATGACCCAAGGCGTCAACCGCCGTCAACTGGCCTGCCTGGGTTATGGGATTCAGATGCTTGGAACACTGATGCTCCTGGGCCTGGATATCCATCCGGCGGTCGCCTGGGTGGCGGTGGTGTTGATCGGTTCGGGAATCGGCAACGCCACTTCATTGCCGCCGTTGATCGCCCAGACTGAGTTCAGCCGCGAACAGACCGCCAGGGTGATTGCGCTGATGGTCGCAATCAGTCAAGCCACCTATGCCTTCGCTCCAGCATTCTTCGGCCTAGTCCGTTCAGTCTTTGCCGAACCGAGCCAGGCCATCGTCGCTATCGTGATTGCCGCTGTCGTGGTGCAAGGCCTCGCGATCCTGGCGTTTTACACGGGCGTGGTCACCCGCCCTTTCAAGAAAACCGTGTACTGA
- a CDS encoding carboxymuconolactone decarboxylase family protein: MFNNWSEMLPTIQKAFGALGKSNPKMVKAYMALGEAASENDVLDAKTRELISIAVAVTTRCDGCIAAHTDSAIKAGASREEVAAALATAISLNAGAAYIYSLRSLEAYDTLKNRA, translated from the coding sequence ATGTTCAATAACTGGTCTGAAATGTTGCCCACCATTCAAAAAGCCTTTGGCGCGCTGGGCAAGAGCAATCCGAAAATGGTCAAGGCCTACATGGCCCTTGGGGAGGCCGCCAGCGAAAACGACGTACTCGATGCCAAGACCCGCGAGCTGATTTCGATTGCCGTCGCGGTGACCACCCGCTGCGATGGCTGTATCGCCGCGCACACGGACTCGGCGATCAAGGCTGGGGCGAGCCGCGAGGAAGTGGCCGCCGCCCTGGCAACCGCGATCTCGCTGAATGCAGGCGCCGCGTACATCTACTCGCTGCGTTCGCTTGAAGCCTATGACACGTTGAAAAACCGCGCGTGA
- a CDS encoding PAS domain S-box protein: MSNIEELAVEVCAPSEYQSLLTLGASALDAIPGAVYLCDHEGWLVRYNSEAAELWGRTPIIGKNGDRFCGSHRLFLPDGTPLAFEDCPMASVLITGAATRNQEVIIERSDGTRLMALVNIRALRDRRGAIQGAINCFQDVSARHAMAEELRRKSADLEDFFENSAVGLHIVSNAGIIQRANKAELNMLGYTADEYIGRHITEFHVDEPVIGDILNKLGSGESLDSYPARLRAKDGTIRHVAITSNGRFEDGKLFHTRCFTIDVTLAQQMESQIRESERHMRNLLEALPAAVYTTDAQGRITFFNRAAVELSGRTPQLGDMWCVTWKIFNTDGSALPHDQCPMAVALKENRPIRGVEAIAERPDGTRVPFAPYPTPLHDADGNLVGAINMLVDITERNQAQNRQKTLIDELNHRVKNTLATVQSLAAQTARNAEDANDGYRRFEARLLALSRAHDLLTRRHWGHTPLGSLAHEVLMPIFGQEPSRIVVEGDPVDVGTRVALNLTMTLNELAINALKYGAMSVETGTLSVKWVVQPQSDGMLLTLDWREQGGPRVAQPKREGLGSRLMKRCIERDLGGTFDLTFDPKGVCCRISFLIRASSP; the protein is encoded by the coding sequence ATGTCGAACATTGAAGAGCTTGCCGTGGAGGTTTGCGCTCCGAGCGAGTACCAGAGCCTGCTCACCCTGGGCGCGAGCGCGCTCGACGCCATACCGGGGGCGGTATACCTCTGTGATCACGAGGGTTGGCTCGTCAGGTACAACAGTGAAGCGGCCGAGCTATGGGGCAGGACGCCCATTATCGGGAAAAACGGTGACCGCTTCTGCGGCTCGCACCGGCTTTTTTTACCGGATGGCACGCCGCTGGCTTTCGAAGACTGCCCCATGGCTTCGGTGCTTATTACCGGCGCTGCGACACGCAATCAGGAAGTGATCATTGAGCGTTCGGATGGAACGCGGCTTATGGCGCTGGTGAACATCCGGGCCCTCAGGGATCGGCGCGGGGCCATTCAAGGGGCGATCAACTGTTTTCAGGATGTCTCGGCGCGTCATGCGATGGCCGAAGAGCTTCGTCGCAAGAGTGCCGACCTCGAGGATTTTTTTGAAAACAGCGCGGTGGGGCTTCACATTGTCAGCAACGCGGGCATCATCCAGCGTGCGAACAAGGCCGAGCTGAACATGCTGGGCTATACGGCTGACGAATATATCGGCCGCCACATTACGGAGTTTCATGTGGATGAGCCCGTTATTGGTGACATCCTCAATAAACTGGGCAGCGGCGAAAGCCTGGACAGCTACCCGGCGCGGTTGAGGGCCAAAGACGGCACGATCCGGCATGTAGCGATTACCTCCAATGGGCGTTTCGAGGACGGTAAGCTCTTTCACACACGCTGTTTCACCATCGACGTCACGCTCGCCCAGCAAATGGAAAGCCAGATTCGCGAAAGCGAACGGCATATGCGCAATCTTCTCGAGGCTCTGCCCGCTGCGGTTTATACAACCGATGCACAAGGGCGCATCACCTTCTTCAATCGGGCGGCTGTCGAATTGTCTGGCCGAACCCCACAGTTGGGGGACATGTGGTGCGTGACCTGGAAAATATTCAATACCGATGGAAGCGCGCTTCCCCACGACCAGTGCCCGATGGCGGTGGCCTTGAAGGAAAACCGCCCGATACGTGGTGTCGAGGCCATTGCCGAACGGCCGGATGGCACTCGTGTGCCGTTTGCGCCGTATCCCACACCGCTGCATGACGCCGATGGCAACCTGGTGGGCGCTATCAACATGCTGGTGGACATCACCGAGCGAAATCAGGCGCAGAACCGGCAGAAGACCCTGATCGACGAACTCAATCATCGGGTCAAGAACACCCTGGCCACCGTGCAATCCCTGGCGGCACAAACGGCGCGCAATGCCGAGGATGCGAACGACGGTTACAGGCGTTTCGAAGCCAGGCTGCTTGCGTTGTCCCGGGCACACGATCTGTTGACCCGGCGCCATTGGGGCCATACCCCCCTGGGGTCCCTTGCCCATGAAGTGCTGATGCCGATATTTGGCCAGGAACCCAGTCGAATCGTGGTTGAGGGCGACCCTGTCGATGTCGGCACCCGCGTTGCGCTCAACCTCACCATGACCCTCAATGAACTGGCGATCAATGCACTGAAATACGGCGCGATGTCAGTAGAGACGGGCACGCTTTCAGTGAAGTGGGTTGTGCAACCACAATCCGATGGAATGCTACTGACCCTGGACTGGCGCGAGCAGGGCGGGCCACGGGTGGCCCAACCCAAGCGGGAAGGGTTGGGTTCGCGTTTGATGAAGCGCTGCATCGAGCGCGATTTGGGCGGGACATTTGATCTGACCTTCGACCCGAAGGGCGTTTGCTGCCGAATCTCGTTTCTGATCCGGGCGTCCAGCCCATGA